DNA sequence from the Cytophagia bacterium CHB2 genome:
GTTCTCGGCTGCAAAATTTTTCGCGCGCAACATAACGGCGGAGATTTCGTGCTGGAGGGTGGCAGCATCGACGTGAACGGTCGCGGCACGCTGCTCACCACCGAGGAATGCCTGCTTGACCCCGTCACGCAAGTGCGCAATCCGGGCATGAGCCGCGCGGAAATCGAAACGATGATGCGCAATTATCTCGGCGTTACGAATATCCTCTGGTTGGGCAAAGGCATCGCCGGCGACGACACCCACGGCCATGTTGATGATCTCTGCCGTTTTGTGACGCCCGACACCGTCGTGCTCGTGGAGGAAAAAAATCCTGGCGATGAAAACTATAAACCGTTGCAGGAAAACCGCGAGCGGCTGCAGGATATGCGCCTGGAAAACGGCGCAAAAATCAACGTCATCCCCCTGCCCATGCCGGCGCCGCTTTACTTCAAAGGCATACGTTTACCCGCGAGCTATGCGAATTTCTACATCGCGAATGCCGCAGTGCTCGTCCCCACGTTCAATGATGCCAATGATCGCCATGCGCTTGGCA
Encoded proteins:
- a CDS encoding agmatine deiminase family protein, with protein sequence MPAEWEKHQATWLGWPHNRTDWPGKFAPIQWVYGEIVRKLAPGEMVRIIVATREHEAKAHKLLTQAGVDLKRIAFVRFPTNRGWTRDFGPMFVTRERPASELAIVNFGFNAWARYSDWQKDNTVPPRAAQVLGCKIFRAQHNGGDFVLEGGSIDVNGRGTLLTTEECLLDPVTQVRNPGMSRAEIETMMRNYLGVTNILWLGKGIAGDDTHGHVDDLCRFVTPDTVVLVEEKNPGDENYKPLQENRERLQDMRLENGAKINVIPLPMPAPLYFKGIRLPASYANFYIANAAVLVPTFNDANDRHALGILTELITDRPVIGIHAVDLVWGFGTLHCLTQQQPALAGNQIADD